One stretch of Oncorhynchus clarkii lewisi isolate Uvic-CL-2024 chromosome 3, UVic_Ocla_1.0, whole genome shotgun sequence DNA includes these proteins:
- the LOC139405931 gene encoding ribonuclease ZC3H12A has protein sequence MDQAFPSLQTPATGPFEHNTGELQLRVDFFRKLGYSPMEVRSALLKLGLSTDTNSVLGELVRSGASTSTSNSTIPESGDDTTGPTSHTGSSMASSRTHGPKRDRPVPLLEDRRDTDSELKPIVIDGSNVAMSHGNKQVFSCRGIELAVIYFLDRGHSTVIVFVPSWRKEQPRPDVPITDQHILMELEKKKIVVFTPSRRVGGKRVVCYDDRFIVKHAYESDGVIVSNDTYRDLQGERPEWKRCIEERLLMYSFVNDKFMPPDDPLGRHGPSLENFLRKKPLLPEHKRQLCPYGKKCTYGVKCKFYHPERTHQSHSSLADELREKARLSSEKEDRNPMMSHLRGPQADPGSFPSYSLENDLEHRLTLEHRGSLREGPKSQVTENMLLYWDGPRSSRNQQAHSPTAVGQGQMDWPSMLSPSTTTDLPYASISHECLDSGFGSYESQSQYSDVSQGHSKAFRPRQQQGFPSGSRHPGIHPERLAQDSLQPCRCFHLAPSSGPQQQHHSNPHLESHSQSQLRYDTYSPPLFPPNMHHYSLPCNFQQDGVGAHHFHPHQHPQKYWSDPFHGGVPQARASCSLPPGPHPTPHGAPHSCSSYRNQQEHDSWAQPPPPSAFDTEREELRKKLQAIFNPHQVDTVMEMFPHLMDAQKLAAEILNLKSQRGAF, from the exons ATGGACCAGGCCTTTCCCAGCCTCCAGACCCCAGCCACTGGTCCATTTGAACACAACACAggagagctccagctcagggtgGACTTCTTCAGAAAGTTGGGCTACTCCCCCATGGAGGTTCGGTCCGCCCTGCTTAAGCTAGGCCTGAGTACAGACACCAACTCTGTACTGGGGGAGCTGGTCCGCAGTGGAGCCAGCACTAGTACTTCTAACTCAACCATCCCTGAGAGTGGTGACGATACTACTGGCCCCACAAGCCACACAGGCTCCAGCATGGCCTCCTCTAGGACCCATGGCCCCAAGAGAGACAGACCAGTCCCATTACTGGAAGACAGGCGGGACACAGACAGTGAACTGAAACCTATCGTTATTGACGGCAGCAATGTGGCCATGAG TCATGGTAACAAACAAGTGTTCTCCTGTAGGGGAATTGAGTTGGCAGTGATCTATTTCCTGGATAGAGGTCACTCAACGGTCATTGTGTTTGTGCCCTCATGGCGCAAGGAGCAGCCCAGGCCTGATGTCCCCATCACAG ACCAACACATTCTAATGGAGCTAGAGAAGAAGAAGATAGTCGTCTTCACTCCCTCGAGACGCGTCGGTGGTAAACGGGTGGTCTGCTACGACGACCGTTTTATTGTGAAGCATGCCTATGAGTCGGACGGCGTGATCGTGTCCAACGACACCTATAGGGACCTGCAGGGAGAGCGTCCGGAGTGGAAGCGTTGTATCGAGGAGAGGCTGCTTATGTACTCTTTCGTCAATGACAA ATTCATGCCCCCAGATGACCCGCTTGGTCGTCATGGTCCCAGTCTGGAGAACTTCCTTCGGAAGAAGCCTCTGCTGCCAGAACACAAGCGCCAACTCTGTCCTTATG GTAAAAAGTGCACCTATGGCGTGAAGTGTAAGTTCTACCACCCTGAGCGCACTCACCAATCCCACTCCTCGTTGGCTGACGAGCTCAGGGAGAAGGCAAGGCTCTCCTCGGAAAAAGAGGACCGGAATCCCATGATGTcacacctgaggggcccccaGGCCGACCCGGGATCCTTTCCCTCCTATTCTCTGGAGAATGACCTGGAGCACAGGTTGACGTTAGAGCACCGCGGTTCCCTGAGGGAGGGTCCCAAGAGCCAGGTAACTGAGAACATGTTGCTATACTGGGATGGGCCACGCTCCAGTAGGAACCAGCAGGCCCACAGCCCCACAGCAGTAGGCCAAGGACAGATGGACTGGCCCAGTATGCTCTCCCCCTCCACTACTACTGACCTCCCCTATGCCAGCATCTCCCATGAGTGCCTGGACTCTGGTTTTGGCTCCTATGAGAGCCAGAGCCAGTACTCGGATGTGTCCCAAGGCCACAGCAAGGCCTTCAGGCCCAGGCAGCAGCAGGGCTTCCCCTCTGGTTCCAGACATCCAGGCATACATCCAGAGAGGCTGGCCCAGGACAGCCTCCAGCCCTGTAGGTGTTTCCATTTGGCTCCCTCCTCAGGTCCCCAGCAGCAGCACCACAGCAACCCACACCTCGAGTCCCACTCCCAATCCCAGCTGAGGTATGACACCTACTCGCCTCCTCTGTTCCCACCCAACATGCACCACTACAGCCTCCCCTGCAACTTCCAGCAAGACGGGGTGGGGGCACACCATTTTCACCCCCATCAGCACCCCCAGAAGTACTGGTCAGACCCCTTCCATGGCGGGGTCCCCCAGGCTAGGGCATCCTGTAGCCTCCCCCCCGGCCCCCACCCTACCCCGCATGGAGCCCCCCACTCATGCTCCTCTTACAGGAATCAGCAGGAACACGACTCCTGGGCCCAGCCACCTCCACCTTCTGCctttgacacagagagagaggagctccgTAAGAAACTGCAGGCCATTTTCAACCCCCACCAGGTGGATACGGTCATGGAGATGTTCCCTCACCTGATGGACGCCCAGAAGCTGGCTGCAGAGATCCTCAACCTCAAATCTCAGAGAGGTGCCTTCTGA